A DNA window from Treponema sp. J25 contains the following coding sequences:
- a CDS encoding ATP-dependent 6-phosphofructokinase, which produces MLKSVTRTIGILTSGGDCPGLNAAIRGVCRAAYDRYNMSIIGIANGYRGLIEADARLLKPEDFSGILTRGGTILGTSREKPFKSRKGEYDSEVAQDKVEIIKENYKKLNLDCLVVLGGNGTNTTGYLLSKEGLNVIGLPKTIDNDIVGTDITFGFHSAVSIATEAIDRLHSTAHSHNRVMVIELMGHKAGWLALYAGVAGGGDIILIPEIPYNMEAITRHLLKRARDGKSFSIVVVAEGALSVEEAQMEKKERKKYREKTAQPSIGYRVAREIEEATGMETRVTVLGYLQRGGIPSAWDRVLATTFGTAAAELLARGDYGKMVCMRGNEVGSVSLEEVAGKYKAVPPDHYMIDTARSVGTCMGDE; this is translated from the coding sequence ATGCTAAAGAGTGTTACCCGAACGATAGGGATTCTTACCAGTGGGGGCGATTGTCCCGGTCTTAATGCGGCGATCCGTGGGGTCTGTCGGGCTGCCTATGATCGTTACAACATGTCGATTATCGGGATCGCCAATGGGTATCGGGGCCTCATCGAGGCGGATGCTCGCCTTTTAAAACCAGAAGATTTTTCGGGGATCCTTACGCGGGGAGGAACCATTCTGGGAACAAGTCGGGAAAAACCCTTTAAAAGCCGGAAAGGCGAATACGACTCGGAAGTTGCCCAGGATAAGGTGGAAATAATCAAGGAAAATTATAAAAAGTTGAATCTGGACTGCCTTGTCGTATTAGGGGGAAATGGAACCAATACCACAGGGTACCTTTTGTCGAAAGAGGGGCTTAATGTGATTGGATTACCCAAAACCATCGATAACGATATCGTCGGGACGGATATTACCTTTGGGTTTCATTCAGCGGTATCCATAGCTACCGAAGCGATAGACCGGCTCCATTCTACCGCCCACAGTCACAACCGGGTGATGGTCATCGAACTCATGGGACATAAGGCGGGATGGCTTGCCCTGTATGCGGGTGTGGCGGGGGGAGGAGACATTATTTTGATCCCCGAAATTCCCTATAACATGGAGGCCATTACCCGCCATCTATTAAAGCGAGCCCGGGATGGCAAAAGCTTTTCCATCGTCGTGGTAGCGGAGGGGGCCCTCTCAGTAGAAGAGGCCCAGATGGAAAAAAAGGAACGGAAGAAGTATCGGGAGAAAACCGCCCAGCCTTCTATCGGCTATCGGGTGGCCCGGGAAATAGAAGAAGCCACCGGCATGGAAACCCGGGTTACCGTGTTGGGGTATCTTCAGCGCGGAGGCATTCCCAGCGCCTGGGATCGGGTACTGGCCACCACCTTTGGGACTGCCGCAGCGGAACTCCTTGCCCGGGGCGATTACGGAAAAATGGTATGTATGCGGGGGAATGAGGTGGGATCCGTCAGCCTTGAAGAGGTGGCGGGGAAATACAAGGCCGTTCCCCCGGATCACTACATGATTGATACGGCCCGTTCAGTGGGTACCTGCATGGGCGATGAGTAG
- a CDS encoding EAL domain-containing protein translates to MDAERVLIVEDEKIIALDLQRRLERFGYVVCDTAAEGEEALEKARIHRPDIILMDIMLSGAMDGIDTAKRIKEELNIPVIFLTAYADEHTLERAKVAEPFGYILKPFKERELYTTIDMALYKFRADKKIKEQEQLFSAILHSVNDGIMAVDTSLNILFINPMAENMTGWSDEEIRGKNLVQTVTFLNAKTMLPLFPEALPQEHQFYKFKDVILRNRYGHSYVVDGSITRIHYQGIDIQGYVVAFRDVTEIKRLSATVDYQASHDTLTGLSNRDEFSIHLKTILEDIQKNGGTHTLLQLDVDRFKIVNDTCGTMAGDELLRQIAELLESLTQRNDFVARLGGDEFGLILHDCKLEDAVQVAQRLQNAVQSKKFVWNKNIFPLSFSIGVVPLTAEDNNIQNVLAAADDACYIAKEEGGGRIRVFQRNEDRYIIRRGQMEWVSKINEALEQNRFRLWYQPIEPMYSSASHVAKLEILIRMEDQDGKIISPGAFIPAAERYGLISLIDRWVIKQVMESWLILKNKNHELIKRIFSINISGPSLLDESFIDYILSTCTTYSVDPRYFCLEITETAAIQNLSYASRFIENLKKHGFSFSLDDFGSGFSSFNYLKNLPVDYLKIDGSIVQNIDESLVNFTMVESINSMGHVMGLKTIAEFVRSPAIIERLRRIGVDYAQGYALAEPRPLP, encoded by the coding sequence ATGGATGCCGAGAGGGTTTTAATTGTAGAAGATGAAAAAATCATAGCTCTAGACCTCCAGCGTCGTCTTGAACGATTCGGGTATGTGGTATGCGATACCGCCGCAGAAGGAGAGGAAGCCCTTGAAAAGGCCCGGATCCACCGGCCTGACATTATCCTGATGGATATCATGCTTTCCGGAGCCATGGATGGTATCGACACAGCAAAACGTATAAAAGAAGAACTCAATATTCCCGTTATTTTCCTTACGGCCTATGCAGATGAACATACCCTTGAACGGGCAAAAGTGGCAGAGCCCTTTGGCTACATCCTTAAACCGTTTAAAGAGCGGGAACTGTATACCACTATTGACATGGCCCTCTATAAGTTCAGGGCAGACAAAAAAATAAAAGAACAGGAACAGCTATTCTCCGCCATTCTCCACAGTGTAAATGATGGTATCATGGCGGTGGATACGAGCCTCAACATCCTTTTTATTAACCCCATGGCAGAAAACATGACCGGCTGGAGCGATGAGGAGATTCGGGGGAAAAACCTCGTCCAGACCGTAACTTTTCTGAATGCCAAGACGATGCTCCCCCTTTTTCCGGAGGCACTTCCCCAGGAACACCAGTTTTATAAATTTAAGGATGTTATTCTCCGAAACCGCTACGGCCATTCGTACGTGGTTGATGGCTCTATTACCCGGATCCATTATCAAGGAATCGATATCCAGGGCTATGTGGTCGCATTCCGGGATGTGACTGAAATAAAACGGCTTTCTGCCACCGTCGATTACCAGGCGAGCCACGACACCCTTACGGGTCTTTCCAACCGGGATGAATTTTCAATCCATCTAAAGACCATCCTGGAGGATATCCAGAAAAACGGCGGAACCCATACGCTCCTCCAACTCGATGTGGATCGTTTTAAAATAGTGAACGACACCTGTGGCACCATGGCGGGGGACGAACTGTTGCGCCAGATTGCGGAACTGCTGGAAAGCCTTACCCAGCGAAACGATTTTGTGGCCCGCCTCGGGGGCGATGAATTTGGGCTGATTCTTCACGACTGTAAGCTCGAGGATGCAGTTCAGGTCGCCCAGCGGCTTCAAAATGCGGTTCAGTCAAAAAAATTCGTGTGGAACAAAAACATATTTCCCCTTTCTTTCAGCATCGGTGTGGTGCCCCTCACCGCAGAGGACAACAATATTCAGAATGTTTTGGCTGCCGCGGATGATGCCTGCTACATAGCAAAAGAAGAAGGGGGGGGACGCATCCGGGTTTTCCAGCGAAATGAGGATCGCTACATTATTCGACGGGGCCAGATGGAGTGGGTAAGCAAAATAAACGAAGCCCTCGAACAAAATCGCTTCCGTCTGTGGTATCAGCCTATCGAACCGATGTATTCGAGTGCCTCCCATGTGGCTAAACTGGAAATTCTTATCCGCATGGAAGATCAAGATGGGAAAATAATAAGCCCCGGGGCCTTTATCCCCGCCGCAGAGCGGTACGGCCTTATCAGCCTTATCGATCGGTGGGTCATCAAACAGGTCATGGAAAGCTGGCTCATTCTTAAAAATAAGAATCACGAACTAATAAAGCGAATTTTTTCCATCAATATCTCCGGGCCATCCCTCCTGGACGAAAGTTTTATCGATTACATTTTAAGCACCTGTACTACCTACAGCGTGGATCCCCGGTATTTTTGTCTCGAAATCACCGAGACGGCGGCCATCCAGAACCTTTCCTATGCATCCCGATTCATCGAAAATCTTAAAAAACATGGTTTTAGTTTTTCCCTGGATGATTTTGGTTCCGGTTTCTCATCCTTCAATTATCTTAAAAATCTCCCGGTCGACTATCTCAAGATCGATGGTTCCATCGTCCAAAATATCGATGAAAGCCTTGTCAATTTTACGATGGTAGAATCGATTAACTCCATGGGACACGTGATGGGTCTTAAAACCATTGCCGAATTCGTCCGATCCCCCGCTATCATTGAGCGGCTTCGCCGCATCGGCGTCGATTATGCCCAGGGATACGCCCTGGCGGAACCCCGGCCACTCCCGTAA